A window of Sphaerochaeta sp. genomic DNA:
TGATCTTCGGCAACTGGCGGATTCTGCCGACGTTCTTCGCCTGCATCCTGTTCGGCTTCGCCCGAAGCGGCGGCTACTACCTGGTGACCAAGCTGGAACTGCCCAGCAGTTACAGCGATCTGGTGCTGACGCTCCCGTACGTGACGACGTTGGTCCTGTTGATCTTCTTCTCCCGTTCCAACCGGGCGCCCCGCGCGCTGGGTGAAATCTACGACAAGGGAAAGCGCTGATCCGTTGGGTTGACAAAATCGACAACTTTGTTTTATAACAGAGATTGTCAGTTAAGGGGATGCGTGATGACGTATCAGGAAAAGCCTTCCGTATTTGACCGGATCGCCTGTGACGTGGCGACGAAGATTGCCTTGGGCGAGGTTGGGGAAGGGGTTCGGTTCTCCGGAAGATCCCTGATGGGGAGCCAGTACAATGTCTCTTCGGAGACGATCCGCAGGGCGATGAAGATTCTCTCCGATGAGGGGATCATCGCCGTCAGGGGCGGCAGTGGCGCTGTCGTCGTCTCCCGTGAGAAAGCCGTCTCGTTCGTGGGACGGTGCCGGCAGGGTACGGATCTCATCGCGTTGAAATCCCAACTGGAAAAGCTCGTGTCCCAACGAGACGAGCTGAATGTGAAGATCAACAAGGTGACGGCCGAGATCATTGACCTGGAGGAACGGTTCCAGTCCAGTGACCGGTTCCGTCCGGTTGAGTTCACCGTGAAGGCGGCCAGTCCCGCGGACGGAAGATCCATCGGGGATCTTGCGTTCCGCCAGAAGACCGGGGCGACCGTCATTGCCGTCCGGCATGGGGAAGACGTTACGCTCTCCCCGGGGCCGGA
This region includes:
- a CDS encoding GntR family transcriptional regulator, which encodes MTYQEKPSVFDRIACDVATKIALGEVGEGVRFSGRSLMGSQYNVSSETIRRAMKILSDEGIIAVRGGSGAVVVSREKAVSFVGRCRQGTDLIALKSQLEKLVSQRDELNVKINKVTAEIIDLEERFQSSDRFRPVEFTVKAASPADGRSIGDLAFRQKTGATVIAVRHGEDVTLSPGPDCVLNAGDKLVIVCNVEDIGKILPLLGTA